Proteins encoded in a region of the Vibrio ponticus genome:
- the yegD gene encoding molecular chaperone, translated as MSLGFDFGTANCCVAHLVEDKVTPIPLVGENIYLPSTLCAPNAESVSEYLFRCLNIEPSNDANQAVLRRAITINREEGLEVRTDDVKFGNEALELYLDDPKDVYFVKSPKSFLGAMGLRDLQLSFFEDLVCAMMSNIKRRAESSAGKEFTQTVIGRPVNFLGRGGEASNIQAVDILTRAAKRAGFKDIEFQYEPVAAGLDFEATLNSDKKVLVVDIGGGTTDCSMIQMGPTWRGKQDRRDSLLAHTGQMVGGNDLDIFIAFKCLMTEFGLGSKLKSGLDLPLIQFWNAIAINDVQAQRDFYAHDNLSMLRQFHKEAMQPEKLQRLVKLHQETLGHGVIHQAELAKIAMSEHDDYTTTIDLVSEAFNVPTTREAIDAAIENPMHKIRSLVQDAVTQSGIQPDVIYMTGGSSRSKALTSAVASVLPNTEIVSGNYFGSVTAGLTHWANLIYR; from the coding sequence ATGTCCCTTGGATTTGATTTTGGAACGGCCAACTGCTGTGTCGCTCATCTTGTTGAAGATAAAGTCACACCTATCCCTTTGGTAGGAGAGAACATCTACTTGCCATCAACACTTTGCGCGCCAAATGCTGAGTCGGTTTCAGAGTACCTATTTCGCTGCTTAAACATCGAGCCAAGCAACGACGCAAACCAAGCGGTATTAAGAAGAGCGATCACAATCAACCGTGAAGAAGGGCTTGAAGTGCGCACCGATGACGTAAAATTCGGTAATGAAGCATTGGAGCTTTATCTCGACGATCCTAAAGACGTTTACTTCGTCAAATCACCTAAATCGTTTTTGGGTGCGATGGGTTTGCGCGATTTACAACTCTCGTTCTTTGAAGATCTGGTCTGCGCTATGATGAGCAACATCAAACGCCGCGCAGAAAGCTCAGCAGGCAAAGAATTTACTCAGACTGTTATTGGTCGCCCAGTCAACTTCTTAGGTCGCGGCGGCGAAGCATCCAACATTCAAGCGGTGGATATCCTAACTCGCGCAGCAAAACGTGCGGGCTTTAAAGATATTGAGTTTCAATATGAGCCCGTTGCAGCAGGCTTAGACTTTGAGGCAACCTTAAATAGTGACAAAAAAGTACTGGTTGTCGATATCGGTGGTGGTACAACAGACTGCTCGATGATTCAAATGGGACCGACTTGGCGTGGTAAGCAAGATCGTCGTGATTCACTGCTGGCACACACCGGTCAAATGGTGGGTGGTAACGATCTGGATATCTTCATCGCCTTTAAGTGCTTGATGACCGAATTCGGCTTGGGTAGCAAACTAAAAAGTGGGTTAGATCTGCCTTTAATCCAATTCTGGAATGCGATTGCAATTAATGACGTTCAAGCTCAACGTGACTTTTATGCCCACGATAACCTATCGATGCTACGCCAGTTCCACAAAGAAGCGATGCAACCTGAAAAGCTACAACGTCTGGTTAAGTTGCACCAAGAGACATTAGGTCACGGGGTTATCCATCAAGCGGAGTTGGCTAAAATTGCCATGTCTGAACATGACGATTACACCACCACTATCGATCTGGTGAGCGAAGCATTCAACGTACCTACCACACGTGAAGCCATTGATGCTGCAATTGAAAACCCAATGCACAAGATCCGCAGCTTGGTTCAAGACGCCGTAACACAGAGTGGCATCCAACCAGATGTGATTTACATGACTGGTGGTTCATCACGCTCAAAAGCCCTCACCTCAGCAGTTGCATCAGTGTTGCCAAATACCGAAATTGTCAGCGGCAACTACTTTGGCTCTGTCACCGCCGGTTTAACTCACTGGGCAAACCTGATTTACCGCTAA
- a CDS encoding iron chelate uptake ABC transporter family permease subunit, with protein MSEPFKLGIILGVLACFSFSTLFVGAATLSFEQVLMILFDFEQLDFVVHLYRLPRMVLAIGVGAGLGLAGTLVQGVIRNPLASPDLMGISAGAGLAATLMLVVAPNVPIYFLPPIAMAGGLLAAGLIALLAYWCRPTPARLALIGVAVSSFLASGIDYLLIVHPIEINTAMVWLTGSLWGRNWQQVPFIWGALVVLLPLAFWLAWRLDVMGIGEESSTALGIQPRKVQVWSLAIAVLLASISVSVVGTISFVGLLAPHLARLMFAHAHRYLVPASALIGALLVITADGVARGIQPPIELPAGVLTSLIGAPYFIFLLYRYRGW; from the coding sequence ATGAGCGAGCCATTTAAACTAGGTATCATACTAGGTGTTTTAGCCTGTTTCTCTTTTTCAACCTTATTTGTTGGGGCTGCGACTCTCTCTTTTGAACAAGTTCTGATGATCTTGTTTGATTTTGAGCAACTCGACTTTGTGGTGCATCTTTATCGTTTACCAAGAATGGTTCTCGCGATTGGTGTTGGTGCTGGTCTTGGTTTAGCGGGCACGTTGGTTCAAGGTGTGATCCGTAATCCTCTGGCATCGCCAGACTTGATGGGTATCAGTGCTGGAGCGGGGTTAGCCGCAACGCTAATGCTCGTGGTTGCACCAAACGTACCGATCTATTTTTTACCCCCAATAGCGATGGCTGGTGGTTTGTTGGCAGCTGGTTTAATTGCTTTGCTTGCTTATTGGTGCCGTCCAACGCCAGCAAGACTTGCCCTAATTGGTGTTGCTGTCAGTAGTTTCCTTGCAAGTGGCATCGATTATCTTTTGATCGTCCATCCAATTGAAATTAATACCGCGATGGTTTGGCTAACAGGTAGCCTTTGGGGTAGAAATTGGCAACAGGTTCCGTTTATTTGGGGGGCTTTGGTTGTCTTGCTTCCTTTGGCATTTTGGTTGGCTTGGCGATTGGATGTTATGGGGATTGGCGAGGAGAGCTCTACGGCTTTAGGCATTCAGCCGAGGAAGGTGCAGGTTTGGTCATTGGCGATAGCGGTATTGCTTGCCAGTATTAGTGTGTCCGTGGTGGGGACAATCAGTTTTGTTGGTTTGCTTGCTCCTCATTTGGCAAGATTGATGTTTGCTCATGCACATCGATATCTAGTTCCAGCTTCTGCATTGATAGGCGCTCTTTTGGTGATTACTGCTGATGGGGTCGCTCGTGGAATTCAACCCCCAATTGAGTTGCCAGCTGGTGTGCTTACATCATTAATCGGTGCGCCTTACTTTATTTTTTTACTTTATCGATATCGGGGTTGGTAA
- the yghU gene encoding glutathione-dependent disulfide-bond oxidoreductase encodes MTSEYTPPKVWTTDTETGGTWASINRPTAGARHEQALPEGEHPLQLYSMGTPNGQKVTIMLEELLALGITEAQYDAHMIRIGDGDQFSSGFVAVNPNSKIPALVDKSVIPAVNVFESGHILLYLAEKFGCLLPQDPATKTVAMNWLFWLQGSAPYLGGGFGHFYAYAPEKFEYPINRFTMETKRQLDLLNNHLADNRYLAGEEYSIADIATWPWYGNLVLGKLYDAAEFLDVASYPHLVRWAQEISERQAVQRGRIVNRAWGEEWEQVVERHSADDIDQVLAKQPK; translated from the coding sequence ATGACAAGTGAATATACGCCACCGAAAGTGTGGACAACCGATACTGAGACGGGTGGAACTTGGGCAAGCATTAATCGACCAACCGCTGGGGCGAGACATGAGCAAGCGCTGCCAGAAGGCGAGCACCCTTTACAGCTTTACTCGATGGGAACGCCAAATGGTCAAAAAGTTACCATTATGCTCGAAGAGTTGTTGGCTTTAGGGATCACTGAAGCTCAGTACGATGCCCATATGATCCGAATTGGTGATGGCGACCAGTTCTCATCAGGCTTTGTCGCGGTCAATCCAAATTCAAAAATTCCTGCGTTGGTAGATAAATCCGTGATTCCAGCGGTAAATGTATTTGAATCGGGGCATATATTGCTTTATCTCGCGGAGAAATTTGGTTGTTTGCTGCCACAAGACCCAGCAACTAAAACAGTAGCGATGAACTGGCTGTTTTGGCTGCAAGGCAGTGCGCCTTATCTAGGCGGTGGTTTTGGGCATTTCTATGCTTACGCCCCTGAGAAGTTTGAATATCCCATCAACCGCTTCACGATGGAAACCAAGCGCCAGTTAGATCTGCTCAACAATCATTTGGCGGATAATCGTTATTTAGCAGGCGAAGAATATTCAATTGCTGATATCGCGACTTGGCCTTGGTATGGCAACTTAGTACTCGGTAAGCTTTATGACGCAGCAGAGTTTTTGGATGTTGCCAGCTATCCACACCTCGTTCGTTGGGCGCAAGAAATTTCTGAACGCCAAGCGGTGCAACGTGGTCGTATTGTCAATCGAGCTTGGGGTGAAGAGTGGGAGCAAGTGGTGGAGCGCCATAGTGCTGACGACATAGATCAAGTGCTTGCTAAGCAACCGAAGTAA
- a CDS encoding FecCD family ABC transporter permease, protein MIAWSSFSLTLVDLGGFLFSFDDDDMRHQIIATLRAPRVHASLVIGASLAMSGVLMQGLTRNHLASPSILGLNAGAACFMALAAIGVPFFAQLNSILNAVLGALLSGFFVMLLGGFFSQRSHPLRLILAGIAMSALLIGLTRAAVILADDMAYSVLHWLTGSLSSIDQQQWKQLWLPALSGFVLALIQARNLNLLSLGEEVAVGLGVNIQRTRILSSLAVVLLAGSSVAIAGPIGFVGLLVPHLIRPLVGNNYFVLLPLSALAGAALVSWADAISRSIAFPAETPVGVITALIGAPCFIIVAMRKS, encoded by the coding sequence ATGATTGCTTGGTCGAGTTTCTCGCTAACACTCGTTGATCTAGGTGGTTTTCTCTTTTCCTTTGATGACGATGATATGCGGCATCAAATCATAGCTACGCTTCGTGCGCCCAGAGTACATGCCAGCCTAGTTATTGGCGCGAGCTTGGCGATGTCTGGCGTATTAATGCAAGGTCTAACTCGTAATCATTTAGCCTCGCCATCAATACTTGGTCTTAATGCCGGTGCAGCATGTTTTATGGCTTTAGCAGCCATTGGTGTACCATTTTTCGCTCAGCTTAATAGCATATTGAATGCGGTGTTAGGGGCATTGTTGAGTGGCTTTTTCGTGATGTTACTAGGGGGATTTTTTTCACAGCGTTCTCATCCTCTTAGGTTAATTTTAGCTGGTATCGCGATGAGCGCATTATTGATTGGTTTGACGAGGGCCGCGGTCATTTTAGCCGACGATATGGCCTATAGCGTATTGCATTGGTTAACCGGTTCATTATCTAGCATTGATCAACAACAGTGGAAACAGTTATGGCTCCCCGCGTTATCTGGTTTCGTTCTCGCCCTGATCCAAGCTCGTAACTTGAATCTTCTATCACTAGGTGAGGAAGTTGCTGTGGGCTTAGGTGTAAATATTCAACGTACTCGTATTTTGAGTAGCCTTGCCGTAGTTTTGCTCGCTGGTAGCAGTGTTGCTATTGCCGGGCCGATAGGTTTTGTTGGTCTGCTTGTTCCTCACTTAATACGTCCTTTGGTCGGTAACAACTACTTCGTATTGTTGCCTCTTTCGGCATTAGCTGGCGCAGCATTGGTTTCATGGGCAGATGCAATCTCCAGGTCGATTGCTTTTCCTGCTGAAACGCCGGTCGGGGTAATCACGGCTTTAATAGGTGCACCTTGTTTTATCATTGTGGCAATGAGGAAATCGTGA
- the fecE gene encoding Fe(3+) dicitrate ABC transporter ATP-binding protein FecE, which produces MLRTENLSVGYGKKTIIHNLSLTIPLGKVTALVGPNGCGKSTLLKTLVRINKPLSGSVLLGNKSLRDYHDKQLAQRLSLLPQILVNPEGITVRKLVEYGRSPYVSHWGKLCVEDNKIVTQAMRDTGVIEFADFPLESLSGGQRQRAWIAMVMAQDADIILLDEPTTYLDMSHQVELMNLMRAMNSRGKTIVVVLHDLNQACRYCDHLIVLKAGSLITQGTPKQVLTEEMLDKVFDLRAKVFVDPVAQTPMCVAV; this is translated from the coding sequence ATGTTAAGAACAGAGAACTTATCGGTGGGGTATGGTAAGAAAACTATCATACATAATCTTTCCCTGACGATCCCGTTAGGCAAAGTGACTGCGTTGGTTGGACCAAATGGCTGTGGAAAGTCGACCCTGCTCAAAACGTTAGTACGAATTAATAAGCCTTTGTCAGGTTCCGTTCTATTGGGTAACAAATCGCTACGAGATTATCATGATAAACAGCTTGCTCAACGGTTATCACTCTTGCCACAAATTTTGGTGAACCCTGAGGGGATTACAGTCCGTAAGTTGGTGGAGTATGGGCGTTCACCTTATGTCTCTCATTGGGGAAAGCTGTGTGTGGAAGACAATAAAATTGTTACTCAAGCGATGCGGGATACAGGTGTCATTGAGTTCGCTGATTTTCCGCTTGAATCACTTTCAGGAGGTCAACGTCAACGAGCTTGGATTGCCATGGTTATGGCACAAGATGCTGATATTATTCTACTTGATGAGCCAACAACGTATTTGGATATGTCTCACCAAGTAGAGTTGATGAACTTGATGCGTGCGATGAATAGCAGAGGAAAAACAATTGTTGTGGTTTTGCATGATTTGAACCAAGCATGCCGATATTGTGATCATCTAATCGTACTAAAAGCCGGTAGTTTGATCACTCAAGGAACGCCTAAGCAAGTGCTTACTGAAGAGATGCTTGATAAGGTGTTTGATCTGCGTGCGAAAGTTTTTGTTGATCCAGTCGCTCAAACACCAATGTGCGTGGCGGTCTGA